A portion of the Oxynema aestuarii AP17 genome contains these proteins:
- a CDS encoding serine/threonine-protein kinase, giving the protein MTYCINPNCPEPHNPDEALFCRTCGFDLHLQGRYRVVGGLKTGGFSHTYEAVDRATPKVLKVLDLANFGRKGDREKALRLFDQEGRVLSELNHPGIPKVDATGHFTVTLPDGEGVLHCLVMQKMAGLNLEDWVADRGCGIDEGRAIAWLWQLIDILDAVHRQHFFHRDIKPSNIMLQPSGNLALIDFGSVRSITRTYLANIGHGLAGTAIVSKGYAPPEQENGWAVEQSDFFALGRTFVYLLTAEHPLTFYDAYTDELRWRSRAPQIGDDLADLVDRLMAHLPQQRPPSTAAIARELAEISSPGLTRGTTLQPTPSPQIELVGTLKGHRDAVWSVAIGPRSRFLVSASWDCTIQVWNLATGQRLRTLAGHQDAVWAIALSADGNTLVSTSSDRTVKIWHLPSGQLLRTLHGHRHWVTCVALSPDGATIASGSSDKTVKIWHLPTGKLLHTLQAHTYAVTCVAIAPDGHTLASGSGDKTIKFWDLRTGQLQRTLLAHSASVTCLCFSPDGRTLASGTVNKTLKLWDVTTGQRLHLLVGHSDKIWAVAIAPDGQTLIGASRDRTIECWDLSNGSLKAILNEHSGSVNAVAISEDGQLLASGSNDCTIKIWSLGG; this is encoded by the coding sequence ATGACTTATTGTATCAATCCCAATTGTCCGGAACCCCACAATCCCGATGAGGCGTTATTCTGTCGAACTTGCGGGTTTGACTTGCATTTGCAAGGGCGTTATCGGGTGGTGGGAGGCTTGAAAACTGGGGGATTCAGCCATACTTACGAGGCGGTCGATCGCGCGACGCCGAAAGTGTTGAAAGTTTTAGATTTAGCCAATTTTGGCAGGAAGGGCGATCGCGAGAAGGCGTTGCGGTTGTTCGACCAAGAAGGACGGGTGTTGTCGGAACTGAACCATCCGGGGATTCCCAAAGTGGATGCGACGGGACATTTTACGGTAACTCTGCCCGATGGTGAGGGGGTGTTGCATTGCTTGGTGATGCAAAAGATGGCGGGGTTGAATTTAGAAGATTGGGTGGCGGATCGCGGTTGCGGGATCGACGAAGGACGGGCGATCGCCTGGTTGTGGCAACTGATCGACATTCTCGATGCGGTACACCGCCAGCATTTTTTCCACCGGGATATCAAGCCGAGTAATATCATGCTGCAGCCGAGTGGCAATTTGGCGTTGATCGATTTTGGCAGCGTGCGCTCGATTACCCGGACGTATTTAGCGAATATCGGCCACGGGTTGGCGGGGACGGCGATCGTCTCGAAGGGTTACGCCCCGCCGGAACAGGAAAACGGTTGGGCGGTGGAACAGTCGGACTTTTTTGCGTTAGGGCGCACGTTTGTTTACTTGCTCACCGCAGAACATCCGTTGACGTTTTACGATGCTTATACGGACGAGTTGCGCTGGCGATCGCGCGCGCCCCAGATCGGGGACGATCTCGCCGATCTCGTCGATCGCCTGATGGCGCATTTACCGCAACAGCGCCCGCCTTCGACGGCGGCGATCGCCCGGGAATTGGCGGAGATCTCCTCCCCCGGACTCACACGAGGGACGACGCTGCAACCGACTCCCTCGCCACAGATCGAGCTCGTTGGCACCTTAAAAGGGCATCGAGATGCGGTCTGGTCCGTGGCGATCGGGCCGCGATCTCGCTTCCTGGTCAGCGCCAGTTGGGATTGCACGATCCAGGTCTGGAATCTCGCTACCGGGCAACGGTTGCGAACCCTCGCGGGACATCAGGATGCGGTGTGGGCGATCGCCTTGAGCGCCGATGGTAACACCCTTGTCAGTACCAGTTCCGATCGCACGGTCAAAATTTGGCACCTGCCCTCGGGTCAACTCCTGCGAACTTTGCACGGTCACCGTCACTGGGTCACCTGTGTGGCCCTGTCTCCCGACGGAGCAACGATCGCCAGTGGCAGTTCCGATAAAACGGTGAAAATTTGGCACCTCCCCACCGGGAAACTGCTGCATACTCTCCAAGCGCACACCTACGCCGTCACCTGTGTGGCGATCGCCCCGGACGGTCACACCCTCGCCAGTGGTAGTGGCGACAAAACGATTAAATTCTGGGATTTACGAACCGGACAACTCCAACGAACCCTACTGGCCCATTCCGCCTCGGTGACCTGTCTGTGTTTTTCGCCGGACGGTCGAACCCTCGCCAGTGGGACGGTCAACAAAACCTTAAAACTGTGGGACGTGACCACGGGACAACGGTTACATCTGCTCGTCGGTCATTCGGATAAAATTTGGGCGGTGGCGATCGCCCCGGACGGCCAAACCCTAATCGGCGCCAGTCGCGATCGCACGATCGAATGCTGGGATTTAAGCAACGGCAGCCTCAAAGCTATCCTTAACGAACATTCCGGTTCGGTCAACGCCGTGGCCATTTCCGAAGATGGTCAACTGCTCGCCAGTGGTAGCAATGATTGTACGATTAAAATTTGGTCGCTGGGTGGTTGA
- a CDS encoding heavy-metal-associated domain-containing protein, translating into MTINLKVPSMVCDGCAETVTKAVKTVDGQARVNIDLDSKLVAIESAASPESFEQAITAVGHDVDEA; encoded by the coding sequence ATGACTATTAATTTAAAAGTTCCTTCAATGGTTTGTGACGGTTGTGCCGAAACCGTCACCAAAGCTGTCAAAACCGTCGATGGTCAAGCCCGAGTCAACATCGATCTCGATAGTAAACTCGTGGCGATCGAATCTGCCGCCTCACCGGAATCGTTCGAGCAAGCCATCACCGCCGTCGGTCACGACGTCGATGAAGCTTGA
- a CDS encoding pentapeptide repeat-containing protein, which produces MTSEQNSHRPDLQSEFDPDNSPEETTEANGSQSDRRAIAQTPQTVAETRSSTSTRPISPSSPSISLMERDAKATLSTENGHNSNLKDLELTTPSHTINPAILILGSIATMILGLAIDNVWVGFGGAAGTLLFSLQVIWPNWRHIWLQLVPQQWRAVVVAALGLLVGVIGLLMLSGANQQPGSRNIQINWDAIGAVGEVVGALGQILIAILAVYVAWRQYVISKELTIQQNRITQQQTIDAYFQGVSELALNEEGLLEDWPQERAIAEGRTAAILSSVDSEGKAKVIRFLSQSKLLAPLRRDSHLGRPILDGSGGYAEDRARGVRVVDLGIMLAGANLSGTDLRWTELSEANLVRANLSYSDLVKANLSRAILYEANLSGADFKGTRFYYGKLETASPRSRTDPPNYKTGEGTGAVIENADFTDAQRMSESQRYYCCAWGGSKTRETIPGGCEGIPNLLGR; this is translated from the coding sequence ATGACATCCGAGCAAAATTCTCATCGTCCCGACCTTCAATCGGAGTTCGACCCCGACAACAGCCCTGAAGAAACCACTGAGGCGAACGGTTCCCAGAGCGATCGCCGCGCGATCGCCCAAACTCCCCAAACCGTAGCAGAAACTCGATCCTCCACCTCCACTCGGCCCATTTCACCGTCATCCCCTTCGATCTCGCTGATGGAACGCGACGCTAAGGCGACCTTATCCACCGAAAACGGACACAATAGCAACCTCAAAGATTTAGAACTCACCACGCCATCCCACACCATCAACCCGGCCATTCTGATTTTAGGCTCGATCGCCACGATGATTTTAGGGTTGGCGATCGATAATGTTTGGGTCGGCTTCGGCGGCGCCGCAGGCACCCTGCTGTTTTCCCTGCAAGTAATTTGGCCGAATTGGCGTCACATTTGGTTACAACTGGTTCCCCAACAGTGGCGCGCTGTGGTGGTCGCCGCCTTGGGACTCCTCGTCGGCGTGATCGGCTTGTTGATGCTCAGTGGCGCCAACCAACAGCCGGGAAGCCGCAATATTCAGATTAACTGGGATGCGATCGGCGCCGTCGGCGAAGTGGTCGGCGCCTTGGGTCAAATTTTAATCGCCATTCTCGCGGTCTATGTCGCTTGGAGACAATACGTGATCTCCAAAGAACTGACCATCCAGCAAAACCGGATTACCCAACAACAAACCATTGACGCTTACTTCCAAGGCGTTTCCGAACTGGCGTTAAATGAGGAAGGATTGCTCGAAGACTGGCCCCAAGAACGGGCGATCGCCGAAGGACGCACCGCCGCGATCCTCAGTAGTGTAGACTCGGAAGGAAAAGCCAAAGTTATCCGTTTTTTATCTCAATCCAAGCTACTCGCCCCTCTACGACGGGATAGCCATCTCGGACGCCCCATTCTCGACGGTTCGGGGGGTTATGCGGAAGATCGCGCCCGGGGAGTACGCGTCGTAGACCTGGGAATTATGCTCGCAGGGGCTAATCTGTCGGGAACCGATTTGCGCTGGACTGAATTAAGCGAAGCCAACTTAGTGCGCGCCAACCTCAGCTACAGCGATCTGGTCAAAGCCAATCTCTCACGCGCGATTTTATACGAAGCCAATTTATCGGGAGCTGATTTTAAAGGCACTCGTTTCTACTACGGCAAGTTAGAAACCGCTTCGCCGCGCAGTCGAACCGATCCGCCGAACTATAAAACTGGAGAAGGAACGGGAGCGGTGATCGAAAATGCCGATTTTACCGACGCTCAACGGATGTCAGAATCCCAACGGTATTATTGTTGTGCGTGGGGGGGATCGAAAACCCGAGAGACGATCCCCGGCGGGTGTGAAGGGATTCCCAATTTGTTGGGGCGTTAG
- the mutY gene encoding A/G-specific adenine glycosylase — MSPMSSDRPLAAEPNRNSIAPGEIFSDPVLMQLRRSLLGWYGSRGRDLPWRQTRDPYKIWVSEIALQQTQVKTVIPYYHRFLDRFPTIADLAAADLQDVLKAWQGLGYYARARNLHRAAQAIVRDFGGVFPREFDCAIQLPGIGRTTAGGILSAAFNAPVPILDGNVKRILARLTALEVPVKQAEKSLWALSDRLLDRRNPRDFNQALMDLGATVCTPKNPTCLLCPWSDRCQTRQYNLQSQIPMRETSAPIPHKTIGVAVIWNDRGELLIDRRPPEGLLGGLWEFPGGKIEPGESMEECIAREIREELGIEIAVGDRLIEIEHAYTHFRVTLTVHHCRHLSGEPQAIECDEIRWVDVDELDNFPFPKANVKIIEALRDSDFRG, encoded by the coding sequence ATGTCTCCCATGTCTTCCGATCGCCCTCTGGCTGCCGAACCCAACCGCAATTCGATCGCCCCGGGCGAGATCTTCTCCGATCCCGTCCTGATGCAGTTGCGGCGATCGCTACTGGGGTGGTACGGCTCGCGCGGTCGGGATTTACCCTGGAGACAGACCCGCGATCCTTACAAAATCTGGGTTTCCGAGATTGCCCTGCAACAAACCCAAGTCAAAACCGTCATCCCGTACTACCATCGCTTTCTCGATCGCTTCCCGACGATCGCCGATCTGGCGGCTGCGGACTTGCAAGACGTTCTCAAAGCATGGCAGGGTTTGGGTTACTACGCCCGGGCGCGCAACCTCCATCGGGCCGCGCAGGCGATCGTCCGCGATTTCGGCGGCGTCTTTCCCCGCGAATTCGACTGTGCGATCCAACTCCCCGGGATCGGACGCACCACCGCAGGGGGCATCCTCAGTGCTGCTTTTAACGCTCCCGTACCGATTCTCGATGGCAACGTCAAGCGGATTTTAGCGCGACTCACCGCCCTCGAAGTCCCGGTCAAACAAGCTGAAAAGTCCTTGTGGGCGTTATCCGATCGCCTCCTCGACCGCCGTAATCCCCGAGATTTCAATCAAGCGCTGATGGATTTAGGGGCGACGGTGTGCACCCCGAAAAATCCCACCTGTTTGCTCTGTCCGTGGAGCGATCGGTGTCAAACTCGTCAGTACAACTTACAGTCACAAATACCCATGCGAGAAACTTCTGCACCCATTCCCCACAAAACTATCGGTGTCGCCGTCATTTGGAACGATCGCGGCGAACTGCTGATCGACCGCCGCCCCCCGGAAGGATTATTAGGCGGCTTGTGGGAGTTTCCCGGCGGCAAAATCGAGCCGGGAGAATCGATGGAAGAGTGCATCGCCCGCGAAATTCGCGAAGAACTCGGCATCGAAATCGCGGTGGGCGATCGCCTGATCGAAATCGAACACGCTTACACCCATTTTCGCGTCACTTTGACAGTCCATCACTGCCGTCATTTGAGTGGGGAACCCCAGGCGATCGAATGCGACGAAATTCGCTGGGTCGATGTAGACGAACTCGATAACTTCCCCTTCCCCAAAGCCAATGTCAAAATTATCGAGGCATTGCGCGACAGTGATTTTCGCGGATAG
- a CDS encoding zinc ribbon domain-containing protein has product MPSCPHCQQSIDTEAIACPFCRTPLKGFGHPGIPLHQASGDEFLCESCTYHEDDTCTFPQRPQAKTCTLYRDRAQPIADPAVNPYLSGHPLRRWRLWLTRNAAVVAISAIVAIAVLLASIQR; this is encoded by the coding sequence ATGCCTTCCTGTCCCCATTGCCAGCAATCGATCGATACCGAGGCGATCGCCTGTCCCTTTTGTCGGACGCCGCTTAAAGGGTTCGGTCATCCCGGAATCCCCTTGCATCAAGCCAGTGGAGACGAGTTTCTCTGTGAGAGTTGCACCTATCACGAGGACGATACTTGCACCTTTCCCCAACGTCCCCAGGCAAAAACCTGTACCCTGTACCGCGATCGCGCGCAACCGATCGCCGATCCCGCCGTTAACCCTTATTTGAGCGGCCATCCCCTGCGACGCTGGCGCTTGTGGCTGACCCGCAACGCCGCCGTGGTGGCGATCTCGGCGATCGTGGCGATCGCCGTGCTGCTGGCGTCGATCCAACGTTAG
- a CDS encoding ABC transporter ATP-binding protein, producing MSPNKLLLQYAFQRPFLLAVTVLLGWAGALFNGVSTTLIVPVLLVFLGQDLMLQQSPAVVKAVSSVFTGIPEQYQLAVMTAAILLAILLKNITSIASTVFGGYLSRSVVKNIRLSGIKLVLDLELDYYSKTKIGDIINCINQEINRTANAIRTGIRMTTQMITILIYLAFLISISWQLTLASTLVLVCLPLVSQYFVKRSKKYGQILSDKSRVYSGSFLEALNGIRLVKSTSNEEYEYLKLKQAIEEREKAEMDSQINFALINPINEMTGLLGLFAIVLLGRAFFSEQINALSANLLPYLLFLYKLLPVLGQLNNSRSEFANFVPSTILVNNFLRRDDKLLLENGSLPYRGFKEGIGFNGIWFSYPGHTEVVLKDINLWLPKGSTLALVGGSGAGKSTLADLLPRFYDPTEGCITIDGKDIREFDMRSLRRAMGIVSQDTFLFNDSVRKNIAYARPDATDEEIVEAAKRANAYEFIVDLPKGFDTILGDRGIMLSGGQRQRIAIARALLSNPEILILDEATSALDTVSEHLVQQALETLRRDRTTLVIAHRLSTVQNADCIAVMDKGRVVETGTHHELLEKGGYYTNLYAMQFSEDTRDLIKQARNETLIGTSYEIRTRLNPMIGFLRLLVDDIVDSSDERNELILESYESALRLLHTLEFLENNARNQIRITSADLEAEKL from the coding sequence ATGTCTCCTAATAAACTTCTCCTGCAATATGCTTTTCAGCGCCCATTTTTACTGGCTGTGACCGTCTTACTCGGTTGGGCAGGAGCATTATTTAATGGGGTCAGTACCACGTTAATCGTCCCAGTACTGTTAGTGTTTCTGGGACAAGATTTGATGCTCCAGCAAAGTCCGGCGGTGGTGAAAGCGGTCAGCTCCGTCTTTACTGGCATTCCGGAACAGTATCAATTGGCGGTCATGACGGCGGCTATTTTGCTGGCCATTTTGCTCAAGAATATTACCTCGATCGCCAGTACGGTATTTGGCGGTTACCTCTCGCGATCGGTGGTGAAAAACATTCGCCTTTCCGGAATTAAATTGGTTTTAGACTTAGAACTCGATTATTATTCTAAAACTAAAATTGGCGATATTATTAACTGCATCAATCAAGAAATCAACCGCACGGCCAACGCCATTCGGACCGGGATCCGAATGACGACTCAAATGATTACAATTTTGATTTATTTGGCCTTTTTAATTTCGATTTCTTGGCAACTCACTTTAGCCTCCACATTAGTTTTAGTTTGCCTCCCCCTAGTCAGCCAATATTTTGTCAAGCGTTCTAAAAAATACGGTCAAATTCTTTCCGATAAATCTCGGGTTTATTCCGGCTCTTTTTTAGAAGCGTTAAATGGCATTCGTCTGGTTAAATCGACGAGTAACGAAGAATACGAATATTTAAAACTGAAACAGGCGATCGAAGAACGAGAAAAAGCTGAGATGGACTCTCAGATTAACTTCGCCCTGATCAATCCCATTAATGAAATGACCGGGTTGCTCGGGTTGTTCGCGATCGTGTTATTAGGTCGCGCGTTCTTCTCGGAACAAATTAATGCACTTTCGGCGAATTTATTACCTTATTTGTTATTTTTATATAAATTGCTTCCCGTTCTCGGCCAACTCAACAACAGCCGCAGTGAATTTGCCAACTTCGTGCCGAGTACGATTTTAGTCAACAACTTCCTGCGTCGGGACGATAAACTCTTACTCGAAAACGGATCCTTACCGTATCGGGGCTTTAAAGAAGGGATTGGCTTCAATGGGATTTGGTTTTCCTATCCCGGACATACGGAAGTCGTTCTCAAAGACATCAACTTGTGGTTGCCCAAAGGCAGTACCTTAGCGTTAGTCGGCGGGTCGGGGGCAGGGAAATCGACCTTGGCGGATTTGCTGCCGCGATTTTACGACCCGACGGAAGGGTGCATTACGATTGACGGTAAGGATATCCGAGAATTTGACATGCGATCGCTGCGGCGGGCCATGGGAATCGTGAGTCAGGATACTTTTTTGTTCAATGACTCGGTCCGCAAGAATATCGCCTACGCCCGTCCGGACGCCACCGATGAAGAGATTGTCGAAGCCGCCAAACGTGCCAATGCTTACGAGTTTATTGTCGATCTGCCCAAAGGGTTCGACACGATTCTCGGCGATCGCGGGATCATGCTATCCGGGGGACAACGCCAGCGTATCGCGATCGCCCGGGCTTTATTAAGCAATCCAGAAATTTTGATTCTCGACGAAGCTACCAGCGCCCTCGATACGGTCTCCGAACATCTGGTCCAACAAGCATTAGAAACCTTGCGGCGCGATCGCACCACCTTAGTGATCGCCCACCGCCTCTCTACCGTCCAAAATGCCGACTGTATCGCCGTTATGGACAAAGGGCGCGTTGTCGAAACGGGAACCCATCACGAACTGCTCGAAAAAGGCGGTTACTACACCAATCTCTACGCGATGCAGTTCTCGGAAGATACCCGCGACTTGATCAAACAAGCGCGCAACGAAACCCTAATCGGTACCTCTTACGAAATCCGAACCCGCCTCAATCCGATGATCGGCTTTTTACGTTTACTCGTCGATGACATCGTCGATTCTTCCGACGAACGCAACGAACTGATTCTCGAATCTTACGAATCCGCTTTGCGCCTCCTCCATACCCTGGAATTTTTGGAAAATAATGCCCGCAATCAAATTCGCATCACTTCTGCAGATTTAGAGGCGGAAAAGTTGTGA
- a CDS encoding NUDIX hydrolase gives MTFGHEPPELIRHRFSYSGRKFGFDVNTLRLPNGAEGDWECIRHPGGALCVPLTPEGELVLVRQYRFAVQGRILEFPAGTVEHSENPEQTIKREIEEETGYRGHTWQKLGQFFLAPGYSDEIIYAFLAKDLEKLPTPPQQDEDEDIETVLMTPRELEAAILNGEQVDAKSISSYMLARPFLNFNAYR, from the coding sequence ATGACCTTTGGCCACGAACCTCCCGAACTCATCCGCCATCGTTTTTCTTACTCCGGGCGGAAGTTCGGTTTTGATGTCAATACCCTGCGATTGCCCAATGGGGCTGAAGGCGATTGGGAATGCATCCGCCATCCGGGGGGTGCATTATGCGTTCCACTGACTCCAGAAGGAGAATTAGTTTTAGTGCGACAATATCGCTTTGCCGTACAAGGGCGAATTTTAGAATTTCCGGCGGGAACGGTAGAACACAGCGAAAATCCCGAACAGACTATCAAGCGAGAAATTGAAGAAGAAACGGGCTATCGAGGGCACACATGGCAGAAATTAGGCCAATTTTTCCTCGCTCCCGGTTATTCTGACGAAATTATCTATGCTTTTCTGGCGAAAGATTTAGAAAAGTTACCTACTCCCCCGCAACAAGACGAGGATGAGGATATCGAAACGGTATTGATGACGCCGAGAGAACTCGAAGCGGCGATTTTAAATGGGGAACAGGTAGACGCAAAATCGATTTCGAGTTATATGCTGGCGCGTCCGTTTTTGAACTTTAACGCTTACCGATAA
- the folK gene encoding 2-amino-4-hydroxy-6-hydroxymethyldihydropteridine diphosphokinase, which translates to MDSDWIDCAIALGSNLGDCRHTLESALKTLAETPGIKEVKPSSWYRTAPVGPPQPDYLNGCATCQVQLEPEALLDRLLAIETQYGRTRGERWGPRTLDLDLLLFGDRISQSDRLQIPHPRLRERAFVLVPLAEIAPDWLDPVSGKAIAELAQALDRGGIEKIKNSVL; encoded by the coding sequence ATGGATAGTGATTGGATCGACTGCGCGATCGCCCTCGGGAGCAACCTCGGCGACTGCCGCCACACCCTCGAAAGCGCCTTGAAAACTTTAGCCGAAACTCCCGGAATAAAAGAGGTAAAGCCCTCCAGTTGGTATCGCACTGCTCCCGTCGGACCGCCCCAACCGGATTATCTCAACGGCTGCGCCACCTGCCAGGTGCAACTGGAACCCGAAGCACTTTTAGACCGACTTTTAGCGATAGAAACACAATATGGAAGGACGCGCGGCGAACGATGGGGACCGCGAACCTTGGATTTGGACTTATTGCTATTTGGCGATCGCATTTCCCAATCGGATCGCTTGCAAATCCCCCATCCTCGCCTGAGAGAACGGGCCTTCGTTCTCGTTCCCCTCGCCGAAATTGCCCCAGATTGGCTCGATCCGGTCTCCGGAAAGGCGATCGCCGAGCTCGCACAAGCACTAGATCGCGGGGGAATCGAAAAAATCAAAAATTCTGTCCTCTGA
- a CDS encoding glycosyltransferase family 4 protein translates to MNLANPPKPKKVSIVVSDLSVRGAGRWGGAVRPFLLARVLQKLDYEVEIVGFLFGEKPPFEPNLGIPIVYIPGANYPRFVNGARQLLDRLDGDIIYAYKPKPSSFGLGILKKFLTKRPLLLDIDDWELSWHGGDRWQYRPPDLKQFGRDLLKPNGSLRNPDYALYLKWMERWVSRADRVTTHTTFLQQRFGGCYLPNGKDVHLFDPSLYDREAARSRYGLSDYRVLMFPGAPRAYKGVEDVLEALDLLQDPDYRLAIVGGSPYDDYDERLKSRWGHWIVQLPTVEPQQMPAVIAAADVIVVPQRDTPAAKAQFPLKLTDGMAMAKPVLATRVGDIPEILGDTGYLVDPHAPQQLARAIETIFEDFGAAANRAGRSRERCVKFYSFEAMSNILLNLFSELERLL, encoded by the coding sequence GTGAATTTAGCGAATCCGCCCAAACCCAAAAAAGTTTCCATTGTCGTCAGCGACCTTTCCGTGCGAGGGGCCGGGCGTTGGGGTGGCGCAGTCCGTCCGTTTCTACTCGCCCGGGTGCTGCAAAAGCTCGATTACGAGGTCGAAATCGTCGGCTTTTTATTTGGTGAAAAACCGCCATTCGAGCCGAATTTAGGCATTCCCATCGTTTATATCCCCGGGGCGAACTACCCGCGATTCGTCAACGGGGCGCGCCAATTGCTCGATCGCCTCGACGGGGATATTATCTATGCTTATAAGCCAAAACCGAGTAGTTTTGGGTTGGGAATTTTGAAAAAATTTCTGACCAAACGCCCCTTACTGCTCGATATCGACGATTGGGAACTCAGTTGGCATGGGGGAGATCGGTGGCAGTATCGCCCACCGGATCTCAAACAATTCGGGCGCGACTTGTTGAAACCGAACGGCTCGTTGAGAAATCCAGATTATGCCCTCTATTTAAAATGGATGGAACGTTGGGTCTCGCGAGCCGATCGCGTCACGACCCATACCACCTTTTTACAGCAGCGTTTTGGCGGTTGCTACCTTCCCAACGGTAAAGACGTGCATCTTTTCGATCCGAGTTTATACGATCGCGAGGCGGCGCGATCGCGTTACGGCTTGAGTGACTATCGGGTGTTAATGTTTCCCGGGGCGCCCCGCGCTTATAAAGGCGTCGAAGATGTGCTCGAAGCCCTCGATCTGTTGCAAGATCCCGATTATCGCTTGGCGATTGTCGGGGGCAGCCCTTACGACGATTACGACGAGCGTCTCAAAAGCCGTTGGGGTCATTGGATCGTGCAGTTGCCCACGGTCGAACCCCAACAGATGCCCGCAGTGATTGCCGCCGCCGATGTCATCGTGGTTCCCCAACGGGATACCCCGGCAGCCAAAGCCCAATTTCCTTTAAAATTAACCGATGGCATGGCAATGGCCAAACCCGTTCTCGCGACGCGGGTGGGAGACATCCCGGAGATTTTAGGAGACACTGGATATCTCGTCGATCCCCACGCTCCCCAACAGTTGGCCCGGGCGATCGAAACCATTTTTGAAGATTTCGGCGCCGCCGCCAACCGAGCCGGGCGATCGCGAGAAAGATGCGTTAAATTTTACAGTTTTGAGGCCATGTCTAACATTCTTTTAAATCTGTTTTCCGAACTGGAAAGACTTCTTTAA
- a CDS encoding lysophospholipid acyltransferase family protein: MLLPDVEGAIERGDPFDGWSLDDRDPQAIAQLMPIWEWFYRYYFRVTSDGWQHVPPTGQFLIVGSHNGGLAAPDMFMGMYDWFRRFGTDRAIYGLMHPMVWKVFPEMARQATICGAVQAHPRMAIAAFRRGASVLVFPGGAQDVFRPHALRDRIYFHDRKGFIKLALREGVPILPFVSHGAHDTLFVLGDLYDGMRQLHEKFGMPWLFDLDPEVFPVYVGLPWLLAIGPLPNFPLPAQIHTRFCEPIAFDRSGPGAAHDRDYVDKCYDRVVTAMQRSLDDLIVKVEGRS; the protein is encoded by the coding sequence TTGTTGTTACCAGATGTGGAAGGGGCGATCGAACGCGGGGATCCTTTCGATGGTTGGTCTTTGGACGATCGCGACCCCCAGGCGATCGCTCAATTAATGCCGATTTGGGAATGGTTTTACCGCTATTACTTTCGCGTGACGAGCGATGGTTGGCAACATGTCCCCCCAACCGGGCAGTTCTTGATTGTCGGTTCTCATAATGGCGGTTTGGCGGCGCCGGATATGTTTATGGGAATGTATGACTGGTTTCGACGGTTTGGAACCGATCGCGCCATCTACGGTTTGATGCATCCGATGGTCTGGAAGGTGTTTCCCGAGATGGCCCGTCAAGCGACGATTTGCGGCGCCGTACAGGCTCACCCGCGCATGGCGATCGCCGCGTTTAGGCGGGGGGCCTCGGTGTTGGTGTTTCCCGGTGGCGCCCAAGATGTCTTCCGTCCTCACGCCTTGCGCGATCGCATTTACTTTCACGATCGCAAGGGCTTTATTAAATTGGCCTTGCGTGAAGGAGTGCCAATTTTGCCGTTTGTTTCTCACGGCGCTCACGATACCTTATTCGTCCTCGGCGATCTTTACGACGGGATGCGCCAACTGCACGAAAAATTTGGGATGCCCTGGCTGTTCGATCTCGATCCGGAAGTGTTTCCGGTGTATGTCGGATTGCCCTGGCTATTGGCGATCGGGCCGTTACCGAATTTTCCCCTTCCGGCGCAAATTCACACCCGTTTTTGCGAACCGATCGCCTTCGATCGCTCCGGTCCGGGAGCTGCTCACGATCGCGACTATGTAGACAAATGTTATGACCGCGTCGTCACCGCCATGCAGCGATCGCTCGACGATTTGATCGTAAAGGTCGAAGGTCGATCCTAA